In Thermodesulfobacteriota bacterium, the DNA window GGTATCGGCTGGGGCGCTCCTGAGGCCATGGCCGAGATCATGGCCCGCCACGACGGTCTGGCCAGAGAATATGCCCATATCCTGGTATCCTATGTCAGGCTGGACGGAAATTTCCTGGAGCATGAATTACTGCAACGCGGCGCCGTATGGGCATTGGGAAGGCTGGCCCAGGCGAGACCGGACTTAATACAGAATTGTATCCCCCACCTCCTGCCTTATCTGGAATCCAAAGATGACACGGTCAGGGGACTGGCCGTATGGACTATGGGTCTGCTTCGAGCGGAAACGGCTCGTTCGCTGCTCGAAAGTCTTCTGGCAGATAATGCCGAAATCGCTCTTTACCTGGATAATGAGCTGACCGTCCGCCGGGTAAGCGACCTGGCCGGGCAGGCCTTGTCAGCTCTTGGCGCGCAGTGTTAATCAGCTTGCCCTCAATGACTCCACAATACTCATCCTCGCTGCCCTGACTGCTGGAAGAACACCGCCTACAAGGCCCATTATCAGCGCAAAGGTCATAGCCTTATAAATGATCCCGAAGGTTAGCGAAAATGAAAAGGCAAGCTCAGAAAAAGTCTGGAAGTTCATGGTAGAAATGGTGAAAAGCTGTAAAAAAGAGGCGAAAAACAGTCCGATAAAACCCCCGATAAATCCGAGGAGCAGTGATTCCATGACAAAGGTTACCAGAATACTCCGTCTCTGGAAACCGAGTGCGCGCATGGTGCCGATTTCATCGGTTCTGTTGGCAACCGCGGCATACATGGTAATCATCGCGCCGATAATGGCGCCAAGAGAAAATATCAGCGTCAGAGTAATGCCGAGGATACGGAGAAATTTTGCCATCATCTCCGACTGTTTTTCATAGTAACGTGTCTCACGCAAGGCCTCGAGCGTGAGCCGGGGGTCGCTTTCGATGCGTGTTTTGAATTTTTCAAATTCCGAAGAATCACGCAGCCTGAACAGGATCGAAGAATAGACAGGACGCCGGAAGGCCTGCATGAGTTGATCCACATCTCCCCATATCTCTGAGGCGTAGCCGGTATTCCCGGCGTCAAATATTCCCACAACACTCCAGTCCCTCATGCCGAAGCGGAGTGTCTCTCCGATGCCTCCTCCCTTAAACCTTTTCGCTACACTCTGTCCGGCGATTATCTCTGAAGAGCCCGGATTCGGCATGCGCCCTTCTGCCAATCTTACCTGTGGCCGGAGAAGCATTGAACTCTCGGAAATTCCCCTTATGACGACATTGGCCGGATTATCACTTCCGCGTTTAGGGAGAACGATAAGGACAACCAATTCCTTTACCAGCAGACGTTTGCCGTCCGCGCCTATCGCCACCTCCGGCTGCGTTTCTATTATAGAAGCCTGCGGACGCTCCACCCCGCTCTGCACCTCCGATCCCGCCGCCTTGCGGATTATCACCGCGTTGTCATATGAACCGGTATCCACCAGGGTCTTTTGCAGCCCCTCGGCAAGCATGAGAATCGCTGAGAATACAAAAACAACAAGGGCCATGCCCGCTATGGTAAGAACGGTGGTAAGGCGGCGTGTCCGGAGATTACGGAAACTGTATGAAAAGGGTATTTTCACCTACCCTATCCTCCTCAGTCCGTCAGCTATGCGGATATTGACGGCACGCCAGGCCGGAAAGATTGCCGCGACTGACGCCACCAGGAAAGCCGCTAAGATATCCATATAAATGGTTTCCGTGGCAACATTGAATACAGGGAAGAATGTGCTCAATTTCTTGCTGAAAATTTCTGCCGCCGGGAAAGTGAGTATAATACCTATGGCAGCCCCTATCGTTGTGACAAACATGGATTCACCGAATATCAAGGCTGAAATGTAGAAACTACCGAAGCCGAGCGTCTTGAAGACGGCGTATTCACCGATTCTCTCCCGGGCGGTCATTGCCATAGTGTTGGCGACAACCGCCATAATAATGATGATTATCACGAAGGAGACCAACTGAATGGCGACGACTATCGCCTCGGACATCGAGATAAAGCCGAGCTGGAATGATTTTTCTGTTTCAGTCAATGTCTCCGCAATGGAGTTCTTGAATGTTTTATCGATTTCCGCAGCCACATCGGCAGCCAGGTTCGGGTCGGTTACCCCGATCATGTAGAAACCTACCTGATCCGCCCGGCCGGGGGCCTTTTGCTTCAACGTTTCGTTGAGATAGTCCCAGTGGAAGAAAAAAGCGGTCTCATCCACTGTCTCGTCTCTCCCCTTGTAGATACTTCGTAAAACAAAATCCCAGTTGCCGGGGAAGATAGTCCCTTTAAGGGTTATCATATCGCCGACCTTCCAGCCATATTTAGCGGCCAGCTTGTATCCGGCAACGGCTGATTTCCTGTCACGGAAAAAAGCGGCCCTCTGTCCCTCAGGAATAACAAATTCAGGATACAGTTGAAGATATGTCTGGGGTTCTACGGCATAATTTGCAAAGAAGTTTTTTTCGTCTATGTAGATACCGCCGAACCAGTTGCCGAAAGAGACCACCTTCACGCCTTCGATCTGGCGAATCTTCTCCTTGTACGAAACAGGAAGAGGAAAAATAAGCGATACAGAATTTCTCGTCACAAGGCGGCTGGCAGAAGAGGCCTCAACACCCGCGTACCAGGCGCTTATCACGGTACGCAAGAGACCGAACGCGAGAATGGCAATAGTGACGCCGAGGACGGTCAGAAAGGTGCGGAGTTTATGCCGGAATGCATTTTTAAAAATCAGCTTGAGGATGCGCATTCAAAACGCCTTTATCCAGGTGCTGGATAACATGGGCCTTCTTGGCTGCCCTGGGGTCATGGGTGACCATGATAATGGTCTTGCCGAGTTCATGAACGAGACGTTCCATCAATTCAAGTATCTCTTCTGCTGAAACGCGGTCCAGGTCGCCGGTCGGCTCATCTGCGACCAGAATCATCGGATCGGTGACGACAGCACGTGCGATGGCAACACGCTGTTGCTGTCCGCCTGAGAGCTGCCCCGGATAGTGGTCCATCCTGTCCGAAAGATTCACCACTCGCAGGGCCATATCAACATGTGCTCTCCGATCCTTTCTCGAAAGTCCGGTCAGGAGCAGAGGCAGTTCAACATTCTCAAAAGCGGTAAGAACAGGGATCAGGTTGTAAAACTGGAATATAAAGCCGACGCTTGAAGCGCGCCAGCGGGCAAGTTCGGTTTCGGAAAGGGCAGTAATGTCGATACCGCCTACCGTTATCGTTCCGCTGTCCGGCCGGTCTATCCCGGCTATCAGATTCAACAGGGTCGTCTTTCCGGATCCTGACGGCCCCATCAGGGCCATGAATTCTCCCCGGCTGATATCCAGAGATATCTCATTTAAAACGGAGATAATCTGGTTGCCGCGGCGATATGACTTGGAAAGCTTCCTTATTTCTACAATCGGAGATCTGTCGTCCATTACTTTTCCGCGATTTTTATC includes these proteins:
- a CDS encoding HEAT repeat domain-containing protein, whose amino-acid sequence is MLTVGSAVDTTKQKGRDLKRRLMELLASTDLNPALDELCRLPARQVINPLFSFLSATDPVVRWRAVTAMGVVVARLAAKDMEGARVIMRRLMWSLNDESGGIGWGAPEAMAEIMARHDGLAREYAHILVSYVRLDGNFLEHELLQRGAVWALGRLAQARPDLIQNCIPHLLPYLESKDDTVRGLAVWTMGLLRAETARSLLESLLADNAEIALYLDNELTVRRVSDLAGQALSALGAQC
- a CDS encoding ABC transporter permease, with the protein product MKIPFSYSFRNLRTRRLTTVLTIAGMALVVFVFSAILMLAEGLQKTLVDTGSYDNAVIIRKAAGSEVQSGVERPQASIIETQPEVAIGADGKRLLVKELVVLIVLPKRGSDNPANVVIRGISESSMLLRPQVRLAEGRMPNPGSSEIIAGQSVAKRFKGGGIGETLRFGMRDWSVVGIFDAGNTGYASEIWGDVDQLMQAFRRPVYSSILFRLRDSSEFEKFKTRIESDPRLTLEALRETRYYEKQSEMMAKFLRILGITLTLIFSLGAIIGAMITMYAAVANRTDEIGTMRALGFQRRSILVTFVMESLLLGFIGGFIGLFFASFLQLFTISTMNFQTFSELAFSFSLTFGIIYKAMTFALIMGLVGGVLPAVRAARMSIVESLRAS
- a CDS encoding ABC transporter permease, coding for MRILKLIFKNAFRHKLRTFLTVLGVTIAILAFGLLRTVISAWYAGVEASSASRLVTRNSVSLIFPLPVSYKEKIRQIEGVKVVSFGNWFGGIYIDEKNFFANYAVEPQTYLQLYPEFVIPEGQRAAFFRDRKSAVAGYKLAAKYGWKVGDMITLKGTIFPGNWDFVLRSIYKGRDETVDETAFFFHWDYLNETLKQKAPGRADQVGFYMIGVTDPNLAADVAAEIDKTFKNSIAETLTETEKSFQLGFISMSEAIVVAIQLVSFVIIIIIMAVVANTMAMTARERIGEYAVFKTLGFGSFYISALIFGESMFVTTIGAAIGIILTFPAAEIFSKKLSTFFPVFNVATETIYMDILAAFLVASVAAIFPAWRAVNIRIADGLRRIG
- a CDS encoding ABC transporter ATP-binding protein; protein product: MDDRSPIVEIRKLSKSYRRGNQIISVLNEISLDISRGEFMALMGPSGSGKTTLLNLIAGIDRPDSGTITVGGIDITALSETELARWRASSVGFIFQFYNLIPVLTAFENVELPLLLTGLSRKDRRAHVDMALRVVNLSDRMDHYPGQLSGGQQQRVAIARAVVTDPMILVADEPTGDLDRVSAEEILELMERLVHELGKTIIMVTHDPRAAKKAHVIQHLDKGVLNAHPQADF